From the Montipora capricornis isolate CH-2021 chromosome 2, ASM3666992v2, whole genome shotgun sequence genome, one window contains:
- the LOC138028447 gene encoding probable G-protein coupled receptor 19: protein MAAMELSILPNCSDQNIVSIPGCSNSGVVVAEMFTLSTIFVGSVIGNGLILLVVHRSRRSEWTTNYFVLSLGLTNLTIPFMSVLWTMIWILRGSWLFNSITCKLSLFFHFLNSGVSAGLVACLSIDRFYIIVHPLKFKMSRSQTKELIIFVWIFMICSAAPALYFFESKSSTSSEDVDFCMVDSTAVAWKVYILLFFLIAFCAPILFTFVMYLRIIYAVVTRNLRAKNFPNSFRRQTFRVPRSKIKVVRMLFLQWLVFVCCCFPYFSILVLSTLTMVAITWNLYVSLLLLSFSNATLNVAIYALFSGDFRQGCKRVFCKPDASQAYRLTSLGRKHRVAPFEFSSDHCENGLDELRLPEHKPVEKTNNPRHRMQGRNCNAHLNTREKQAWCSERSNSERQSSL, encoded by the coding sequence ATGGCGGCTATGGAGCTCTCTATTCTACCAAACTGTTCCGACCAAAATATTGTTTCGATTCCGGGCTGTTCGAACTCTGGAGTTGTCGTAGCAGAAATGTTCACGCTGTCGACAATATTCGTTGGTTCTGTGATCGGCAACGGCTTGATTTTGTTGGTTGTTCACAGAAGTCGGCGGAGCGAATGGACGACAAATTACTTTGTCTTAAGTCTTGGTCTAACGAACTTGACGATTCCGTTTATGTCTGTGTTGTGGACGATGATATGGATTCTGCGGGGTTCGTGGTTATTTAACAGTATTACCTGTAAATTgtctttattttttcatttcctcAATTCCGGAGTTTCAGCCGGTTTGGTCGCTTGTCTCTCCATTGATCGATTCTACATCATAGTGCATcctctgaaattcaaaatgaGCCGATCACAAACAAAGGAGCTTATCATTTTTGTGTGGATTTTCATGATTTGTTCGGCAGCTCCAGCGTTGTACTTCTTCGAATCGAAATCATCGACTTCTTCGGAAGATGTTGATTTTTGCATGGTTGACTCGACGGCAGTAGCTTGGAAAGTCTACATATTGTTGTTCTTCCTTATAGCCTTTTGTGCACCCATTCTCTTCACGTTTGTCATGTATTTACGGATTATATACGCTGTCGTAACTCGGAATTTACGCGCCAAAAATTTTCCCAACAGTTTCAGGAGACAAACTTTCCGCGTACCACGATCAAAAATCAAAGTTGTTCGGATGCTGTTTCTACAGTGGCTTGTGTTTGTTTGCTGTTGTTTCCCCTATTTTTCAATTCTCGTTCTTTCAACCTTAACGATGGTTGCAATTACTTGGAACTTATACGTGAGTTTGTTGTTACTTTCTTTTTCTAATGCTACTTTGAATGTAGCAATATATGCACTGTTCAGTGGTGATTTTCGGCAAGGCTGTAAGCGAGTTTTCTGTAAGCCGGACGCTTCTCAAGCTTACAGACTGACTTCGCTTGGACGCAAACATCGCGTAGCCCCGTTTGAATTTAGCTCCGATCACTGTGAAAACGGCTTGGACGAACTACGGCTACCAGAACACAAACCAgttgaaaaaacaaataacCCCAGACACCGCATGCAAGGGAGAAACTGTAATGCTCATCTCAATACTCGAGAAAAACAAGCCTGGTGTTCAGAGAGAAGCAACAGTGAGAGGCAATCCAGCTTATAG
- the LOC138028518 gene encoding CAP-Gly domain-containing linker protein 3-like isoform X3 has protein sequence MEVDTNYDEEALHRFESSLPENWVLCSSKTHRSRLYYFNTVTGESRWEHPLIPDMDPPEKTSESSSGFVVTDFIMPAREKPISHPPSDPPLCENCRKLELTFFDPNCPGCQDILLEPKTTISEIFAIMRQWVPQVQQNIEMLMNEVLRRGAHIDDRDGLTDMTLLHYACKAGAVGVGDVSAASNMVSTLISKGSDIGQKCRWTDMLPLHYASFFDAAPILRVLLKASNAKDVDVCCKEFDNGTSLHIAAGNLCLEVAKCLLQHGADASIRDKLNRVALQCIPDVSGHELDSEPAILADKMTRLLSEAEPPVKAMHNQENEVSPSLASMGLKVGDKVCVGGNKFGILRFCGQTDFASGEWAGVELDSPVGKNDGSVGGVAYFHCPPKHGVFAPLSKITKADSLPSSRPSSRPTSASRIAQAQFSQNSSQASSRSNSTPGSRSNSPVPMPTVNGMDETLGFQIGDGVTVAGQKNGIVRFIGRTQFAAGVWLGIELDQPVGKNDGSVSGIRYFDCKASHGVFAPPSKVTRTGDHSQRGFAVPSVPVGKGKFGSQNSLQASGSHDSQSDLSQTDSNPELNGTTRKLSTQSTPDHTSRRGSSSDKNSSTLRRGSLPQQKSKSSPEFQLTEGLSVLVNGELGVVRYIGLAEFAEGIWLGVEMRKPVGKNDGSVNGKKYFACKPQHGLMARPSRVTCRGINCAKLINEVEP, from the exons gAAAAGACATCCGAGTCCTCATCAGGATTCGTGGTGACCGATTTTATTATGCCAGCGCGTGAAAAGCCTATTTCTCACCCGCCATCAGATCCTCCTTTGTGCGAAAAC TGTAGAAAATTGGAACTGACGTTTTTTGATCCAAACTGCCCTGGTTGTCAAGACATTCTTTTGGA ACCAAAGACAACCATCTCTGAGATTTTTGCCATTATGCGTCAGTGGGTTCCACAAGTTCAgcaaaacattgaaatgttgaTGAATGAG GTCCTAAGACGTGGTGCTCACATAGATGATCGTGATGGACTGACGGATATGACTTTACTTCACTATGCTTGCAAGGCAGGGGCAG TTGGTGTTGGTGATGTATCTGCTGCAAGCAATATGGTCAGTACGCTCATCTCAAAAGGCAGTGATATTGGCCAGAAATGCCGTTGGACTGATATGCTTCCATTGCATTATGCTTCCTTTTTTGATGCTGCACCGATCTTGAGGGTTTTGCTAAAGGCATCTAATGCAAAAG ACGTAGATGTCTGTTGCAAGGAATTTGATAATGGTACATCACTGCATATTGCAGCAGGCAATTTGTGCCTGGAAGTAGCAAAGTGCTTG cTCCAACATGGAGCAGATGCATCAATTAGAGACAAGTTGAACAGAGTAGCACTGCAGTGTATCCCTGATG TGTCTGGGCATGAGCTAGATTCTGAGCCAGCAATCCTTGCAGACAAGATGACAAGGCTTCTCTCTGAAGCAGAACCACCTGTAAAAGCAATGCACAATCAAGAG AATGAAGTCTCGCCGAGTTTGGCATCCATGGGTCTTAAAGTTGGTGACAAAGTTTGTGTGGGAGGAAACAAG TTTGGAATCCTTCGGTTTTGTGGTCAAACCGATTTTGCCTCAGGAGAGTGGGCAGGGGTTGAACTTGACTCGCCTGTCGGCAAAAATGATGGTTCAGTGGGAGGTGTGGCCTACTTTCATTGTCCACCCAAACATG GTGTCTTCGCCCCGTTGTCCAAAATCACCAAAGCTGACTCTTTACCAAGTTCCCGTCCTAGTTCTCGGCCAACTTCTGCATCTCGCATCGCTCAAGCTCAGTTTTCACAAAACAGTTCACAGGCTTCATCCAGATCTAATTCGACACCAGGTTCTCGCTCGAATTCCCCAGTTCCTATGCCAACAGTGAATGGAATGGATGAGACACTCGGTTTTCAA ATAGGTGATGGTGTTACAGTTGCTGGACAGAAAAACGGAATTGTAAGATTTATTGGTAGGACGCAGTTCGCTGCAGG CGTTTGGCTGGGGATTGAGCTGGATCAACCCGTTGGAAAGAATGATGGATCGGTGTCGGGAATCAGGTATTTCGACTGCAAGGCAAGCCACGGAGTGTTTGCTCCTCCGTCTAAAGTTACAAG GACAGGAGACCACTCCCAGCGCGGGTTTGCTGTCCCATCAGTCCCTGTTGGCAAAGGCAAATTTGGTTCCCAGAATTCCTTACAAGCCTCTGGATCACATGACTCGCAGAGTGACTTGTCACAAACCGACTCCAACCCGGAACTCAATGGCACTACGCGAAAGCTTTCGACCCAGTCTACACCAGACCACACCTCGAGACGTGGCAGCTCAAGTGATAA GAACTCGTCGACCCTACGGCGAGGTAGTTTACCTCAACAAAAGTCGAAGTCTTCCCCAGAATTCCAGCTGACAGAG gGCCTCAGTGTGCTTGTAAATGGAGAGCTTGGCGTGGTTCGATACATTGGATTAGCGGAATTCGCCGAAGGAATCTGGTTGGGTGTGGAGATGCGGAAACCAG TTGGAAAGAACGACGGATCGGttaatggaaaaaaatatttcgcttg CAAACCACAACATGGTCTCATGGCTCGTCCAAGTCGTGTTACCTGCAGGGGAATCAATTGCGCCAAGTTAATAAACGAAGTGGAGCCTTGA
- the LOC138028518 gene encoding CAP-Gly domain-containing linker protein 3-like isoform X4, with protein MPGKEKTSESSSGFVVTDFIMPAREKPISHPPSDPPLCENCRKLELTFFDPNCPGCQDILLEPKTTISEIFAIMRQWVPQVQQNIEMLMNEVLRRGAHIDDRDGLTDMTLLHYACKAGAVGVGDVSAASNMVSTLISKGSDIGQKCRWTDMLPLHYASFFDAAPILRVLLKASNAKDVDVCCKEFDNGTSLHIAAGNLCLEVAKCLLQHGADASIRDKLNRVALQCIPDVSGHELDSEPAILADKMTRLLSEAEPPVKAMHNQENEVSPSLASMGLKVGDKVCVGGNKFGILRFCGQTDFASGEWAGVELDSPVGKNDGSVGGVAYFHCPPKHGVFAPLSKITKADSLPSSRPSSRPTSASRIAQAQFSQNSSQASSRSNSTPGSRSNSPVPMPTVNGMDETLGFQIGDGVTVAGQKNGIVRFIGRTQFAAGVWLGIELDQPVGKNDGSVSGIRYFDCKASHGVFAPPSKVTRTGDHSQRGFAVPSVPVGKGKFGSQNSLQASGSHDSQSDLSQTDSNPELNGTTRKLSTQSTPDHTSRRGSSSDKNSSTLRRGSLPQQKSKSSPEFQLTEGLSVLVNGELGVVRYIGLAEFAEGIWLGVEMRKPVGKNDGSVNGKKYFACKPQHGLMARPSRVTCRGINCAKLINEVEP; from the exons ATGCCTGGAAAG gAAAAGACATCCGAGTCCTCATCAGGATTCGTGGTGACCGATTTTATTATGCCAGCGCGTGAAAAGCCTATTTCTCACCCGCCATCAGATCCTCCTTTGTGCGAAAAC TGTAGAAAATTGGAACTGACGTTTTTTGATCCAAACTGCCCTGGTTGTCAAGACATTCTTTTGGA ACCAAAGACAACCATCTCTGAGATTTTTGCCATTATGCGTCAGTGGGTTCCACAAGTTCAgcaaaacattgaaatgttgaTGAATGAG GTCCTAAGACGTGGTGCTCACATAGATGATCGTGATGGACTGACGGATATGACTTTACTTCACTATGCTTGCAAGGCAGGGGCAG TTGGTGTTGGTGATGTATCTGCTGCAAGCAATATGGTCAGTACGCTCATCTCAAAAGGCAGTGATATTGGCCAGAAATGCCGTTGGACTGATATGCTTCCATTGCATTATGCTTCCTTTTTTGATGCTGCACCGATCTTGAGGGTTTTGCTAAAGGCATCTAATGCAAAAG ACGTAGATGTCTGTTGCAAGGAATTTGATAATGGTACATCACTGCATATTGCAGCAGGCAATTTGTGCCTGGAAGTAGCAAAGTGCTTG cTCCAACATGGAGCAGATGCATCAATTAGAGACAAGTTGAACAGAGTAGCACTGCAGTGTATCCCTGATG TGTCTGGGCATGAGCTAGATTCTGAGCCAGCAATCCTTGCAGACAAGATGACAAGGCTTCTCTCTGAAGCAGAACCACCTGTAAAAGCAATGCACAATCAAGAG AATGAAGTCTCGCCGAGTTTGGCATCCATGGGTCTTAAAGTTGGTGACAAAGTTTGTGTGGGAGGAAACAAG TTTGGAATCCTTCGGTTTTGTGGTCAAACCGATTTTGCCTCAGGAGAGTGGGCAGGGGTTGAACTTGACTCGCCTGTCGGCAAAAATGATGGTTCAGTGGGAGGTGTGGCCTACTTTCATTGTCCACCCAAACATG GTGTCTTCGCCCCGTTGTCCAAAATCACCAAAGCTGACTCTTTACCAAGTTCCCGTCCTAGTTCTCGGCCAACTTCTGCATCTCGCATCGCTCAAGCTCAGTTTTCACAAAACAGTTCACAGGCTTCATCCAGATCTAATTCGACACCAGGTTCTCGCTCGAATTCCCCAGTTCCTATGCCAACAGTGAATGGAATGGATGAGACACTCGGTTTTCAA ATAGGTGATGGTGTTACAGTTGCTGGACAGAAAAACGGAATTGTAAGATTTATTGGTAGGACGCAGTTCGCTGCAGG CGTTTGGCTGGGGATTGAGCTGGATCAACCCGTTGGAAAGAATGATGGATCGGTGTCGGGAATCAGGTATTTCGACTGCAAGGCAAGCCACGGAGTGTTTGCTCCTCCGTCTAAAGTTACAAG GACAGGAGACCACTCCCAGCGCGGGTTTGCTGTCCCATCAGTCCCTGTTGGCAAAGGCAAATTTGGTTCCCAGAATTCCTTACAAGCCTCTGGATCACATGACTCGCAGAGTGACTTGTCACAAACCGACTCCAACCCGGAACTCAATGGCACTACGCGAAAGCTTTCGACCCAGTCTACACCAGACCACACCTCGAGACGTGGCAGCTCAAGTGATAA GAACTCGTCGACCCTACGGCGAGGTAGTTTACCTCAACAAAAGTCGAAGTCTTCCCCAGAATTCCAGCTGACAGAG gGCCTCAGTGTGCTTGTAAATGGAGAGCTTGGCGTGGTTCGATACATTGGATTAGCGGAATTCGCCGAAGGAATCTGGTTGGGTGTGGAGATGCGGAAACCAG TTGGAAAGAACGACGGATCGGttaatggaaaaaaatatttcgcttg CAAACCACAACATGGTCTCATGGCTCGTCCAAGTCGTGTTACCTGCAGGGGAATCAATTGCGCCAAGTTAATAAACGAAGTGGAGCCTTGA